CAGCTGCAAGGTTGGTTGTCAGGAATACGTGGCTGATGGCAACACGGTTAACCTCACCAGAAGCAGCGAGCTGAGAACCTGGGTTGAAACCGAACCAACCAAACCAGAGGATGAATACACCGAGGGCAGCAGCCATCAGGTTGTGACCTGGAATAGCAGTACTCTTGCCGTTGCGATATTTACCGAGACGAGGGCCAAGACAGATGGCACCAACCAAGGCGAGCACACCACCTACGCTATGTACGATAGCAGAACCTGCAAAATCATGGAAGGCTGCACCGAAGGTATCCATCATGAAAGAACCTGCATCGGCGTTGCAAAGCCAGCCGCCACCCCATGTCCAGTGACCTTCTACTGGATAGATAATCAATGAAATGAAGAATGAATAGATGCAGTACATAGAGAACTTGGTACGTTCTGCCATAGCACCAGAAACGATAGTAGCACTTGTAGCGCAGAATACAGTTTCAAACATCAGGAAACCTTCAGTAGGAAGACCGGCGGCATTTGTATAGAAAGACAAATCGCCCCAGTTAGGCATACCGATAAAACCAGCACCATCGCTACCAAACATAAATCCGAAACCGACGAACCAGAAGAGAACAGAACCGACCATGAAATCGACGAAGTTCTTGAACAAGATGTTCGCAGTGTTTTTACTGCGGGTAAAACCCGCCTCACAGAGGGCAAATCCCGGCTGCATGAAAAAGACCAACATGGCTGCTAAAAGCATCCACACGGTATCTAATGAAATACCTAAATCCTGTACACTCATAATCTTTTAACTTTAAAGTGTTGTTGTTATCCCAATCTTTCAATATATCAGCTATCTGATTTCAAA
This is a stretch of genomic DNA from Segatella hominis. It encodes these proteins:
- a CDS encoding ammonium transporter is translated as MSVQDLGISLDTVWMLLAAMLVFFMQPGFALCEAGFTRSKNTANILFKNFVDFMVGSVLFWFVGFGFMFGSDGAGFIGMPNWGDLSFYTNAAGLPTEGFLMFETVFCATSATIVSGAMAERTKFSMYCIYSFFISLIIYPVEGHWTWGGGWLCNADAGSFMMDTFGAAFHDFAGSAIVHSVGGVLALVGAICLGPRLGKYRNGKSTAIPGHNLMAAALGVFILWFGWFGFNPGSQLAASGEVNRVAISHVFLTTNLAAVCGGLGTMFTSWIKYGKPSFSLTLNGILAGLVAITAGCDLVSPLGSAIIGLLAGIILVFSIEFIDTKLHIDDPVGASSVHGVCGIFGTLMTGLFALDGGAFYGGGFGFFGAQCFGILCIDIWAAVTGVILFWSIKKICGLRVDKRIEEEGLDIYEHGESCYN